From the genome of Vicia villosa cultivar HV-30 ecotype Madison, WI linkage group LG2, Vvil1.0, whole genome shotgun sequence, one region includes:
- the LOC131650746 gene encoding uncharacterized protein LOC131650746 encodes MRTRSAARIVNNDHSDDFVTIIEEDVNDRTAAVGTEEAEDGFADMRNKKGKRTSSNILHRNMRTRSAARIDNNDHTAAVGTEEEDLNDHTGAVGTEEEEDGSADMRNKKGKKTSSRILHRCFPKKLTELVLLLNEGKKDPRKKEDCIKKEKYITECGFGGLLKLNITIIPGVFVSWILDNFDEHRGMIVNENARITVGEEDVKRVYDLPRGKKIIDLEKVDKSSKEKVKKFKEQLGYIGETYDSMIHIHTNVLYEKLMNFEITKNKAWAKGFILLAIGTILCPTTSYLISLNYATVLSEVKKVSSYNWCQHLIQHANGGIKKDACSGKADFHFLLVHFLDMVQTTKQKEIVEKAPSCGNWEDGNVSMELKKIKKKGGFNKVIILDKQDCDIPESSMAAKDMGDEVMHDKIAETAKRSREKVIQRKGKKRKTQNVDNEMMEAHLAPQDYAIKEAKKQIKICDEKLKFWADWKTYWVKQAEEAESSMRKGKEVGEKEHRSNTEKEVGDKEDAAHEPRNASPELVESEDNDSDHGLEEQAANLVDKEDDAEQPGKEDDANQPEKESQEKHGDTAEMNDSDWGQPSFSLGFSTPISLEESRKSPSDVATYTLMENIPQNEQIPLPKRISALSQYFRSPYVMQMKKAKLSEEDTQLVNYAWTLAEANGGAMEVLFQDKCKMLDNLNRGSLFCLKKDCKLEGDVIGNYFSFLNKKEMMKGKMKRLIFPVTYEFEHGVKITRRKKDHREAHVVAEYAEDLIRQLKYMDFNDIDVENPEYWFFPVYLKSHYAAYVIDFKEQRFGFLNSCERFTFRKEDEWDNWGKWKVRYGMELINAKRNEPIDFSQWSWEDVNLPLQHDRKSCGLFVLTYIEKWDSKQAAIWDFFKHWDMMTNEEQDDFMEIQRVKVLLDILKREDNELLQNLTKLALTLAEEEAACAMEDDLEKEAEKNKKKVKTKKSAPNLGEEEEECSMAQVLEKEAGKKTKKPRTKRKKTLY; translated from the exons ATGAGAACAAGATCTGCGGCACGAATTGTTAACAATGACCATTCTGATGATTTTGTTACAATCATAGAGGAAGACGTAAATGATCGTACTGCTGCAGTTGGGACTGAAGAGGCAGAGGATGGATTTGCTGACATGAGAAATAAGAAAGGCAAAAGAACTTCATCAAATATATTGCATAGAA ATATGAGAACAAGATCTGCGGCACGAATTGACAACAATGACCATACTGCTGCAGTTGGGACAGAAGAGGAAGACTTGAATGATCATACTGGTGCAGTTgggacagaagaggaagaggatggAAGTGCTGACATGAGAAATAAGAAAGGCAAAAAAACATCATCAAGAATATTGCATAGGTGTTTCCCTAAGAAGCTGACAGAATTAGTTTTGTTGTTGAACGAGGGAAAGAAAGATCCTAGGAAGAAAGAAGACTGTATTAAGAAAGAGAAGTATATTACGGAATGTGGATTTGGTGGATTGTTAAAACTGAACATCACCATTATCCCGGGGGTATTTGTAAGTTGGATTTTAGATAACTTTGACGAACATAGGGGAATGATTGTCAATGAAAATGCAAGAATTACAGTTGGAGAAGAAGATGTGAAGAGGGTATATGATTTGCCAAGGGGTAAGAAGATAATTGATTTGGAAAAGGTTGACAAATCAAGTAAAGAAAAGGTGAAGAAATTTAAGGAGCAGCTCGGGTACATAGGGGAGACTTATGATAGTATGATCCACATACATACCAATGTTTTGTATGaaaaattgatgaattttgaaatcaCAAAGAACAAAGCTTGGGCAAAAGGTTTTATATTATTGGCTATCGGAACCATTCTTTGCCCTACTACTTCATACTTGATTAGTTTGAACTATGCTACAGTGTTGAGCGAAGTAAAGAAAGTTAGTAGCTACAACTGGTGTCAACACTTAATTCAACATGCCAACGGAGGGATTAAGAAAGATGCATGTTCTGGGAAAGCAGACTTCCACTTTCTTCTA GTACATTTTTTAGATATGGTGCAAACAACCAAACAAAAGGAAATAGTTGAAAAAGCACCAAGTTGTGGAAATTGGGAGGATGGCAATGTGAGCATGGAgttgaagaaaataaagaagaagGGAGGTTTCAACAAGGTGATCATTCTTGATAAACAAGATTGTGATATTCCAGAAAGTAGTATGGCAGCAAAAGACATGGGTGATGAAGTGATGCATGACAAAATTGCTGAGACTGCAAAACGTAGTAGAGAGAAAGTGAtccaaagaaaagggaaaaagcgaAAGACACAAAATGTGGATAATGAAATGATGGAGGCTCATTTGGCTCCACAAGACTACGCAATAAAAGAG gctaaaaaacaaataaaaatttgtgatgaaaagctgaagttttgggcAGATtggaagacttattgggtcaaacaggcagaggaagctgagtcttcaatgagaaaaggaaaagaagttggAGAAAAGGAGCATCGTTCTAATACGGAAAAAGAAGTTGGAGATAAAGAGGATGCTGCACATGAGCCTAGAAATGCAAGTCCTGAATTGGTTGAGAGTGAAGACAATGATTCGGATCATGGGCTTGAAGAACAAGCTGCAAATTTAGTTGATAAAGAGGATGATGCAGAACAGCCCGGAAAAGAAGATGATGCAAATCAGCCTGAAAAAGAAAGTCAAGAGAAGCATGGTGATACAGCTGAGATGAATGATTCTGATTGGGGTCAGCCTTCTTTTAGTCTAGGATTCAGTACTCCTATATCATTGGAAGAAAGTAGAAAGTCACCATCTGATGTGGCAACATACACACTTATGGAGAACATACCACAAAATGAACAGATTCCGCTTCCAAAAAGGATCTCAGCATTGTCACAATACTTTAGATCCCCATATGTAATGCAAATGAAGAAGGCAAAATTGAGTGAGGAAGACACACAATTGGTCAACTATGCATGGACATTGGCAGAAGCAAATGGAGGAGCTAT GGAGGTATTGTTCCAAGACAAATGCAAGATGTTAGACAACCTTAACAGGGGATCCTTATTTTGTCTCAAGAAGGATTGTAAGTTAGAGGGGGATGTCATTGGAAACTATTttagtttcttgaataaaaaagaGATGATGAAAGGAAAGATGAAAAGGTTGATATTCCCGGTTACATATGAA TTTGAGCATGGCGTCAAGATCACTAGACGCAAAAAGGATCATAGAGAAGCCCATGTAGTGGCCGAGTATGCAGAAGATTTAATAAGACAGCTCAAATACATGGATTTTAATGATATAGACGTGGAAAATCCTGAATAT TGGTTTTTCCCAGTTTATTTGAAGAGTCACTATGCTGCATATGTGATTGATTTCAAAGAACAGAGGTTCGGATTTCTGAATAGTTGTGAAAGGTTCACATTTCGAAAAGAAGATGAATGGGACAACTGGGGGAAGTGGAAAGTGAGATATGGGATGGAGTTGATAAATGCTAAGAGAAATGAACCTATAGACTTTAGTCAATGGAGTTGGGAGGATGTGAATTTGCCTTTACAACATGATAGGAAATCATGCGGGCTATTTGTTCTGACATATATTGAGAAATGGGATAGCAAGCAAGCTGcaatttgggatttttttaagCATTGGGATATGATGACAAATGAAGAGCAAGATGATTTTATGGAGATTCAAAGAGTAAAAGTGTTGCTAGACATCTTGAAGCGTGAGGACAATGAGTTGCTTCAAAACTTGACAAAGTTAGCTCTGACATTGGCTGAAGAAGAGGCTGCATGTGCTATGGAGGATGACTTGGAGAAAGAAGCAGAGAAGAACAAAAAAAAGGTGAAGACAAAGAAGTCAGCCCCTAACTTgggtgaagaagaggaagaatgtTCTATGGCACAAGTCCTTGAGAAAGAAGCCGGGAAGAAGACAAAAAAACCTAggacaaaaaggaaaaaaactctATATTGA
- the LOC131650747 gene encoding protein FAR1-RELATED SEQUENCE 5-like, with protein sequence MDEISSSTNVTQDVGSISDENNESWQHFVFHELSSIKDFYAKYAHEKGFSVRRNLHSFYDSRNKKTDIVQYIRYVCNKHGFKHGSRADPKNKTNSDTPVLIEYHKEKELPEERTGCPASISLKYDSNVKGYHIYKWNVTHNHPLHKPEHSHYLRSAREISEPQKQLAIINSKSGMSVRSSFQVMRQIAGGSKNLGYCFQDLKNFLTTVRQKEMVIGDATIIQEYLRNEALRNPSFYYDIQVDSEENIASIFWSDAIMQQDYELFGDLISFDTTYRTNTEYRPLAPFLGFDNHRKSVLFGCALLYDETSASFDWLFTTFLKCMKNKKPITIYTDQASALMKSVPNIFPDVFHGLCSWHMGENAKSNLGSRCNGAFLDELHHLVSNVDDEAEFDFNWNKMLQNCFGGKATSEFTWLVQIHRNRTQWSSAWVKSHFTAGLKTTQLSESFNAFLRHFLQPDHSLVQFFIHFNVMVEKMRDNHADCDFKAANTRPRNNYPNSQLMRSVVAKYTPASFAFIHKQYDLSFKYYYEEDMSRSSISNRVFKVFTIQLVRDADEMDFDNDAAANVYMSVEEVPENLLPNDQDPLRLDERVVTVDIGNKIFTCTCRMFENRGFLCRHVFKILDFLGSSVQYQSLKSIPDHYILKRWTKGIRPSLDALKPISIGGIQDTTFAQRYQQASGVMLQIITRVCMDPDACQFFLNAAIECGKQAEELIVAKGVSGQPSSSRSASCKDTSVAEPLVVDSSVKKFKKRPNPIRAKKRLKSDYELARERQRFIAQRKKQKKEEDAAKLALTINNVD encoded by the exons ATGGATGAGATATCGTCTTCCACAAATGTCACTCAAGATGTTGGTTCAATCTCCGATGAAAATAATGAATCGTGGCAACATTTTGTCTTCCACGAGCTTTCATCAATCAAGGATTTCTATGCTAAATACGCTCATGAAAAGGGATTTAGCGTGAGAAGAAATTTGCATTCCTTCTATGATTCTCGTAACAAAAAAACGGACATTGTGCAATATATCCGTTATGTTTGTAACAAGCATGGTTTCAAGCACGGAAGTCGGGCGGATCCTAAGAACAAGACAAACTCGGATACTCCTGTTCTCATTGAATATCATAAAGAGAAAGAACTTCCCGAGGAAAGGACTGGTTGCCCAGCTAGTATTTCGTTGAAGTATGATTCCAATGTTAAAGGTTATCACATATACAAATGGAATGTTACTCATAACCACCCTCTCCATAAACCCGAGCATTCGCATTACTTGAGATCGGCTCGAGAGATTAGTGAGCCTCAAAAACAACTTGCTATAATAAATTCAAAATCAGGCATGTCTGTAAGATCCTCCTTTCAAGTTATGCGTCAAATAGCTGGTGGTTCAAAGAACCTTGGGTATTGCTTCCAAGATTTAAAGAACTTTCTCACCACTGTTCGACAAAAGGAAATGGTCATTGGTGATGCCACTATTATCCAAGAATATCTTAGAAACGAAGCTTTGAGGAACCCGTCATTTTATTATGATAtccaagtagattctgaagagaaCATAGCTAGTATTTTCTGGTCAGATGCAATCATGCAGCAAGACTATGAATTATTTGGTGATCTCATCAGTTTCGACACTACTTATCGAACAAATACGGAGTATCGCCCATTAG CTCCGTTCCTTGGATTTGACAACCACCGTAAGAGTGTATTATTTGGTTGTGCCCTGCTATACGATGAGACTTCAGCAAGTTTTGATTGGTTGTTTACCACTTTCCTGAAGTGCATGAAAAATAAGAAACCCATTACAATTTATACAGACCAAGCTTCTGCTTTGATGAAGTCAGTTCCAAACATCTTCCCCGATGTCTTCCATGGCTTGTGTTCTTGGCACATGGGGGAGAATGCAAAGTCCAACTTAGGCTCTCGTtgcaatggtgcatttcttgacgaACTACATCACTTGGTTTCGAATGTTGATGATGAGGCAGAGTTTGACTTCAATTGGAATAAGATGCTTCAAAATTGTTTTGGTGGTAAAGCCACTTCTGAATTTACTTGGCTTGTCCAGATTCATCGTAATCGTACTCAATGGTCTTCTGCTTGGGTGAAATCACACTTCACTGCCGGTTTGAAGACCACACAGTTAAGCGAGTCGTTCAATGCCTTTCTTCGCCACTTTCTTCAGCCAGACCACTCACTTGTGcaattctttatccatttcaatGTTATGGTTGAGAAAATGCGAGATAATCATGCTGATTGTGATTTCAAGGCTGCTAATACTAGGCCAAGAAACAATTATCCCAACAGCCAACTCATGAGGTCCGTTGTCGCCAAGTATACTCCAGCAtcgtttgcattcattcacaagCAATATGATCTTTCTTTCAAATATTATTATGAGGAGGACATGTCAAGAAGTTCAATTTCTAATAGAGTTTTCAAAGTGTTCACAATTCAACTTGTTCGTGATGCCGATGAGATGGATTTTGATAATGATGCCGCTGCGAATGTTTATATGTCGGTCGAAGAAGTTCCAGAAAACCTTCTTCCTAATGATCAAGATCCTTTGCGACTTGATGAGAGGGTTGTTACGGTAGATATTGGGAACAAGATTTTTACTTGTACCTGTCGGATGTTCGAGAACCGGGGATTCTTATGTCGCCATGTTTTCAAGATATTAGACTTCTTAGGGAGTTCTGTCCAATACCAGTCCTTGAAGTCCATACCTGACCACTACATATTGAAGCGTTGGACTAAAGGAATTCGTCCATCCCTTGATGCTTTAAAACCCATCAGTATTGGAGGTATTCAAGATACTACTTTTGCACAAAGATATCAACAAGCTTCTGGTGTTATGCTTCAGATTATAACCCGTGTTTGCATGGACCCTGATGCGTGCCAATTTTTTCTTAATGCTGCAATTGAATGTGGGAAGCAAGCGGAAGAGTTGATTGTTGCTAAAGGTGTTTCCGGTCAACCTTCATCTTCCAGGTCTGCATCTTGCAAAGATACTAGTGTTGCTGAACCTCTTGTAGTTGATTCTAGTGTAAAAAAGTTCAAAAAGAGACCCAATCCAATCAGGGCTAAGAAACGGCTCAAAAGTGATTATGAGTTAGCTAGGGAGAGACAAAGATTCATCGCACAGcggaagaaacaaaagaaagaagaagatgcTGCAAAATTAGCTTTAACAATCAACAATGTTGATtga
- the LOC131647539 gene encoding albumin-2-like: MTKPGYINAAFRSSVNSEAYLFIDDKFVLLNYAPGTGDDKLLSGPSPLPAGFKSLAGTVFGTYGVDGAFNTDNNEAFIFYENLTALIDYAPHTEDDKIISGPKKISDTFPFFAGTVFENGIDAAFRSTIDKEVYIFKGDQYAKIDYGKNYLVQSIKNISAGFPCLAGTIFENGVDAAFASHRTNEAYLFKGDYYALLSFNPTGADDYIIGGVKLILENWRSLRGIIPQKS; encoded by the coding sequence ATGACAAAACCAGGTTACATTAATGCTGCATTTCGTTCATCTGTAAACAGTGAAGCTTACTTATTCATCGATGATAAGTTTGTGTTGTTGAATTATGCTCCCGGAACCGGTGACGATAAACTTTTGAGCGGCCCTTCTCCTCTTCCTGCTGGGTTTAAATCCCTTGCTGGGACAGTGTTTGGAACCTATGGAGTTGATGGTGCCTTTAACACCGATAACAACGAAGCTTTCATCTTTTATGAGAACCTTACTGCTCTCATAGACTATGCTCCTCACACCGAAGATGACAAAATCATCTCTGGTCCTAAGAAAATCTCCGACACTTTTCCTTTTTTCGCAGGAACGGTGTTTGAAAACGGGATTGACGCTGCATTCAGATCAACTATTGACAAAGAAGTTTACATATTCAAAGGAGACCAGTATGCTAAAATAGACTATGGGAAGAACTATCTTGTTCAAAGTATCAAGAACATTAGTGCAGGGTTCCCTTGTCTTGCTGGAACAATCTTTGAAAATGGAGTGGATGCTGCTTTTGCTTCTCACAGGACCAATGAAGCTTACCTTTTCAAAGGAGATTACTATGCACTTCTCAGCTTTAACCCGACTGGAGCGGATGACTATATTATCGGTGGTGTGAAGCTCATTCTTGAGAATTGGCGTTCTCTTCGTGGTATAATACCTCAGAAAAGTTAA
- the LOC131650750 gene encoding elongation factor 1-gamma 2-like has translation MALILHTGEGNKNAYKALIAAEYASVQVQYTPNFEFGVSNKTPQFLKMNPLGKVPVLETLHGPVFESNAIARYVARSKDDNTLYGSSLVEYPSLSAQVEQWIDFSSLEIDSNILRWYYSRLGYEPYLPPSTYYLYEPKKEAKKVAEKSKEAEAGEEAPKPKPKNPLDLLPPCKMVLDEWKRLYSNTKSNFREVAIKGFWDMYDPEGYSLWFCDYKYQDENTVSFVTLNKVGGFLQRMDLARKYAFGKMLIIGSEPPFKMQVSPGFEKEIFKNPCCTVLVRSVWAVMYDFLTEANPIFRLFYVYSINVAVYFNGCNAAVETKIPDGPEFLATLRETLNNLLPDFDNRRVTKIEFRED, from the exons ATGGCTCTC atCCTGCATACTGGTGAAGGAAACAAAAATGCTTACAAGGCACTCATTGCTGCCGAGTATGCTTCTGTCCAAGTCCAGTACACCCCTAACTTTGAATTTGGTGTCTCTAATAAAACACCTCAATTCCTCAAAATGAATCCTCTCGGCAAGGTTCCCGTTTTGGAAACCCTTCACGGCCCTGTCTTCGAGAGCAACGCTATTGCTCGTTATGTTGCTCGATCCAAGGATGACAACACTCTCTATGGATCTTCTCTCGTCGAATATCCCTCCCTTTCA GCTCAGGTTGAACAATGGATTGATTTCTCATCATTGGAGATTGATTCCAACATTCTTAGGTGGTACTACTCTAGATTGGGATATGAGCCATACCTTCCTCCTAGtacgt actATCTC tacGAACCAAAGAAGGAGGCCAAGAAGGTCGCTGAAAAGTCCAAAGAAGCAGAGGCTGGAGAGGAGGCACCCAAGCCCAAACCCAAGAATCCACTTGATCTTCTTCCTCCCTGTAAGATGGTACTGGATGAATGGAAAAGACTTTACTCAAACACTAAATCCAACTTCAGGGAGGTTGCAATCAAAG GATTTTGGGATATGTATGATCCTGAAGGATATTCTCTCTGGTTCTGTGACTACAAATACCAAGATGAGAACACTGTTTCCTTCGTGACTTTGAACAAGGTTGGTGGATTTCTTCAGCGGATGGATTTGGCCCGCAAGTATGCATTTGGAAAGATGCTTATCATTGGATCTGAGCCACCTTTTAAGATGCAAGTCAGTcccggatttgaaaaagagata TTTAAGAATCCATGTTGTACTGTTTTGGTAAGATCTGTGTGGGCAGTAATGTATGATTTCTTAACTGAAGCGAACCCTATTTTCAG GTTATTTTACGTG TATTCGATTAATGTAGCagtgtatttcaatggttgcaACGCTGCTGTTGAAACCAAGATTCCAGATGGCCCCGAATTCCTTGCCACCTTGAGAGAAACGTTGAATAATTTGCTTCCTGATTTCGATAATAGAAGGGTGACAAAGATCGAGTTTCGGGAGGACTAG